The DNA window TGCCCGAACCGGCCTTGCAGCAGGTCGGCGGGCAGCTTTCGTTGTGCGGGCAATCCTTTAAACGATGATCAAGTCTTTCGAAAATGATGTCAGCACCTCGACCCCGCTGGCGGTGACAGCGACGTCATCTTCAATGCGCACGCCGCCGATCGCCGGGACGTAAATGCCCGGCTCAATCGTAAACACCATGCCGGGAGCAAGCGGTTCGGTGTTGGCGCCATGAAGAGATGGGTATTCGTGGATTTCGATCCCTAAGCCGTGGCCGACGCGATGGGTGAAGTACGGACCGTAGCCGGCTTGTTCAATGACGCTGCGGGCGGCGCGGTCGATCTCACCCATGGTGATTTGCGGGCGGCAGGCGTCGATCGCTGCCTGCTGGGCACGCCGGACGGTGTCGTAAATGAGCCGCTGCTCCTCGCTCGCCATCCGGCAGACGACGGTGCGGGTAATGTCTGAACAATAGCCGTCAACGATGACGCCTAAGTCAAACAAGACGAAGTCACCCGGGGCGACCGCTGCCGCTCCCGGCACGCCGTGCGGGTCGGCTGTGCGCGCGCCTGTGAGCACGGTCGTCGGGAACGACATCCCTTCGACGCCGAGCTTTTTTAGCTCATATTCAATGACGGCGACAAGTTCGAGCTCTGTTATGCCGGGGCGGATGGCCGATACGCCGATTTCGATCGCCCGGTCGGCGAGTTCGGCCGCCTGACGCAACCGCTTCATTTCT is part of the Geobacillus sp. 46C-IIa genome and encodes:
- a CDS encoding Xaa-Pro peptidase family protein translates to MNQRLQAFSSWLQQQHSSFALITSSANVFYLSGFWCDPHERLLALLVFPDGEPMLVCPQMEAPRARRTGWEGAVIGYDDSTDPWDEIRRHLEARDIKAVSIAVEKNDLSFARFERLSALFPNVQWRDAEEKLRQLRLMKDEQEMKRLRQAAELADRAIEIGVSAIRPGITELELVAVIEYELKKLGVEGMSFPTTVLTGARTADPHGVPGAAAVAPGDFVLFDLGVIVDGYCSDITRTVVCRMASEEQRLIYDTVRRAQQAAIDACRPQITMGEIDRAARSVIEQAGYGPYFTHRVGHGLGIEIHEYPSLHGANTEPLAPGMVFTIEPGIYVPAIGGVRIEDDVAVTASGVEVLTSFSKDLIIV